In Streptomyces canus, one DNA window encodes the following:
- the glyA gene encoding serine hydroxymethyltransferase — protein MATSTSLTTPTSPLSLPLSELDPDVAAAVAAELHRQQSTLEMIASENFAPAAVMEAQGSVLTNKYAEGYPGRRYYGGCEHVDVVEQLAIDRVKELFGAEAANVQPHSGAQANAAAMFALLKPGDTILGLDLAHGGHLTHGMRLNYSGKLYNVVPYHVRESDLRVDMDEVEQLALAHRPKMIVAGWSAYPRQLDFAAFRRIADAVGAYLMVDMAHFAGLVAAGLHPSPVPYADIVTTTTHKTLGGPRGGVILSRADLAKKINSAVFPGQQGGPLEHVIAAKAVAFKVAAGEEFKERQRRTLRGAKILAGRLLADDVAEAGITVLTGGTEVHLVLVDLRNSELDGKQAEDRLHHIGITVNRNAVPFDPRPPMVSSGLRIGTPALATRGFGETEFREVADIIAETLKGERPDDELRARVEKLAAAFPLYPHLDGDPA, from the coding sequence ATGGCAACGAGTACGTCGCTCACCACGCCCACCTCCCCGCTCTCCCTGCCCCTCAGCGAACTCGACCCGGACGTCGCCGCCGCCGTGGCCGCCGAACTGCACCGCCAGCAGTCCACACTCGAGATGATCGCCTCGGAGAACTTCGCCCCGGCCGCCGTGATGGAGGCCCAGGGCTCGGTCCTGACCAACAAGTACGCCGAGGGCTACCCGGGCCGCCGCTACTACGGCGGCTGTGAACACGTCGACGTCGTCGAGCAGTTGGCCATCGACCGGGTGAAGGAGCTCTTCGGCGCCGAGGCCGCGAACGTCCAGCCGCACTCGGGCGCCCAGGCCAACGCGGCCGCGATGTTCGCCCTGCTCAAGCCCGGCGACACGATCCTCGGCCTCGACCTGGCGCACGGCGGGCACCTGACCCACGGCATGCGCCTCAACTACTCGGGCAAGCTCTACAACGTCGTCCCGTACCACGTACGCGAGTCCGACCTGCGCGTCGACATGGACGAGGTCGAACAGCTCGCCCTCGCCCACCGGCCCAAGATGATCGTCGCGGGCTGGTCGGCCTACCCCCGGCAACTGGACTTCGCCGCGTTCCGCCGGATCGCCGACGCGGTGGGCGCGTATCTGATGGTGGACATGGCCCACTTCGCCGGCCTGGTGGCCGCGGGACTCCACCCGAGCCCGGTGCCGTACGCCGACATCGTCACGACCACCACCCACAAGACCCTCGGCGGCCCGCGCGGCGGTGTCATCCTCAGCCGCGCCGACCTGGCCAAGAAGATCAACTCGGCGGTCTTCCCGGGCCAGCAGGGCGGTCCGCTGGAGCATGTCATCGCGGCGAAGGCGGTGGCCTTCAAGGTGGCGGCGGGCGAGGAGTTCAAGGAGCGCCAGCGGCGCACGCTGCGGGGAGCGAAGATCCTCGCCGGGCGGCTGCTGGCCGACGATGTCGCCGAGGCCGGGATCACCGTGCTGACCGGCGGCACCGAAGTCCACCTGGTCCTGGTCGACCTGAGGAACTCCGAGCTCGACGGGAAGCAGGCCGAGGACCGGCTGCACCACATCGGCATCACCGTCAACCGCAACGCCGTGCCCTTCGACCCACGCCCGCCGATGGTCTCGTCGGGCCTGCGGATCGGTACGCCCGCCCTGGCCACCCGTGGCTTCGGCGAGACGGAGTTCCGCGAGGTCGCCGACATCATCGCCGAGACCCTGAAGGGCGAACGGCCCGACGACGAACTGCGCGCCCGGGTCGAGAAGCTCGCCGCCGCCTTCCCGCTCTACCCCCACCTCGACGGAGACCCGGCATGA
- a CDS encoding sarcosine oxidase subunit delta has translation MLLITCPWCGPRNETEYHYGGQAHVPHPESPADLTDEQWAEYVFYRDNPKGPFAERWMHSVGCRRWFNVLRDTATHEVLTSYRLDEPRPGGNR, from the coding sequence GTGCTGCTGATCACCTGCCCATGGTGCGGACCACGGAACGAGACCGAGTACCACTACGGCGGTCAGGCCCATGTCCCCCACCCCGAGTCCCCCGCCGACCTCACCGACGAGCAGTGGGCCGAGTACGTCTTCTACCGCGACAACCCCAAGGGCCCCTTCGCGGAACGGTGGATGCACAGCGTCGGCTGCCGCCGCTGGTTCAACGTCCTGCGCGACACCGCCACCCACGAGGTGCTGACCTCGTACCGGCTCGACGAGCCACGCCCGGGAGGGAACCGATGA
- a CDS encoding sarcosine oxidase subunit beta family protein: MTAEPLPEHPDFLWRNPDPERSYDVVIVGAGGHGLATAYYLAKNHGITNVAVLEKGWLAGGNMARNTTIIRSNYLWDESAAIYEHALKLWERLPEELEYDFLFSQRGVLNLAHTLQDVREGVRRVNANRLNGVDAEWLEPDEVAKVCPILNVSSRTRYPVLGGTFQPRAGIAKHDHVAWALARRADELGVDLIQGCEVTGFLKDGDRVVGVDTNRGRIHAGRVGLAAAGHSSVLAERAGVRLPVQSHPLQALVSELHEPVHPTVVMSNHVHVYVSQAHKGELVMGAGVDSYNGYGQRGSFHVIEQQMAAAVELFPIFARAHVLRTWGGIVDVTPDASPIIGSTPVENLYVNCGWGTGGFKATPAAGWTFAHTIATGEPHPLNAPFALDRFTTGALIDEHGAAAVAH; encoded by the coding sequence ATGACCGCCGAACCGCTGCCGGAACACCCGGACTTCCTCTGGCGCAACCCCGACCCAGAGCGGTCGTACGACGTCGTCATCGTCGGCGCGGGCGGACACGGTCTGGCCACCGCCTACTACCTCGCCAAGAACCACGGCATCACCAACGTGGCCGTCCTGGAGAAGGGCTGGCTCGCGGGTGGCAACATGGCCCGCAACACCACGATCATCCGCTCCAACTACCTGTGGGACGAGAGCGCGGCGATCTACGAGCACGCGCTGAAGCTGTGGGAGCGGCTCCCGGAGGAGCTGGAGTACGACTTCCTGTTCAGCCAGCGCGGTGTCCTCAACCTCGCGCACACCCTCCAGGACGTCCGCGAGGGCGTGCGCCGCGTCAACGCCAACCGCCTCAACGGGGTCGACGCCGAGTGGCTGGAGCCGGACGAGGTCGCCAAGGTCTGCCCCATCCTCAACGTCTCGTCCCGTACCCGGTATCCGGTGCTCGGCGGCACCTTCCAGCCGCGGGCGGGCATCGCCAAGCACGACCACGTCGCCTGGGCGCTGGCCCGCCGGGCCGACGAGCTGGGCGTGGACCTGATCCAGGGCTGCGAGGTCACCGGCTTCCTCAAGGACGGCGACCGGGTCGTGGGCGTCGACACCAACCGCGGCCGCATCCACGCCGGCCGGGTCGGTCTCGCCGCGGCCGGGCACAGCAGCGTGCTGGCCGAGCGGGCGGGCGTACGGCTGCCGGTGCAGTCCCACCCCCTGCAGGCCCTGGTCTCCGAGCTGCACGAGCCGGTGCATCCGACCGTCGTCATGTCGAACCACGTGCACGTCTACGTCTCCCAGGCCCACAAGGGCGAGCTGGTGATGGGCGCGGGCGTCGACTCGTACAACGGCTACGGACAACGCGGCTCGTTCCATGTGATCGAGCAGCAGATGGCCGCCGCCGTCGAGCTGTTCCCGATCTTCGCGAGGGCGCATGTGCTGCGCACCTGGGGCGGCATCGTCGACGTCACTCCGGACGCCTCGCCGATCATCGGCAGCACGCCGGTCGAGAACCTCTACGTCAACTGCGGCTGGGGAACCGGCGGTTTCAAGGCCACTCCGGCGGCCGGCTGGACCTTCGCGCACACCATCGCCACGGGCGAACCGCATCCGCTGAACGCTCCCTTCGCCCTCGACCGCTTCACGACGGGTGCGCTGATCGACGAACACGGCGCCGCAGCCGTGGCCCACTGA
- a CDS encoding GntR family transcriptional regulator, which produces MQQVATQLEELSLAERAYRAIRDRLVMLEIRPGAPINEEQLGQSLGVGRTPVREALKRLQYERLITTYPRRGTFATEVNITDLAHISEVRQELEPLAAAQAARRATATDRADLTALRRELEAAGTAGRDSGELMHLDLKVHRAIYTATHNPYLEDTLVRHDNLATRIWCLFVDRLADMAGHIEEHGPLIEAIVAGDADTAARLARSHVEGFEQAIREAI; this is translated from the coding sequence ATGCAGCAGGTCGCGACCCAGCTCGAGGAGCTGTCGCTCGCGGAGCGCGCCTACCGCGCCATCCGGGACCGGCTCGTCATGCTCGAGATCCGCCCCGGCGCGCCGATCAACGAGGAGCAGCTGGGGCAGTCCCTCGGCGTCGGACGCACGCCTGTGCGTGAGGCGCTCAAACGGCTCCAGTACGAGCGCCTGATCACGACCTACCCCCGCCGCGGCACCTTCGCCACCGAGGTCAACATCACCGACCTGGCGCACATCTCCGAGGTGCGCCAGGAACTGGAACCCCTGGCCGCCGCCCAGGCCGCGCGGCGCGCCACGGCCACCGACCGGGCCGACCTGACGGCCCTGCGGCGGGAACTCGAAGCCGCCGGGACCGCCGGGCGGGACTCCGGCGAGCTCATGCACCTGGACCTCAAGGTCCACCGCGCCATCTACACCGCCACGCACAACCCCTACCTGGAGGACACCCTCGTCCGCCACGACAACCTGGCCACCCGCATCTGGTGCCTGTTCGTGGACCGGCTCGCCGACATGGCCGGCCACATCGAGGAGCACGGACCGCTGATCGAGGCGATCGTCGCCGGAGACGCCGACACGGCGGCGCGGCTCGCCCGCAGCCACGTCGAGGGCTTCGAACAGGCGATCCGCGAGGCCATCTGA
- a CDS encoding alpha/beta fold hydrolase, whose amino-acid sequence MTGSPSRRAVLGGMAGGGGPVGADRVHVLGGPVGTDRVHVLKVGPDTARTVPVMVPGMFGAANDFRRAARDLVAAVPGVQVWAFDRREENLADRSGFRTADPAAYYLDGHYRTQDPAASAFAAGWCSEAGHSWGATTAMAYAAWDFDGCPGYRDVAALVLVDGGVRGAFDGTGEPVADSPEQVKERLAAIEGGAVFDMTLSAVGLGDRAESTQIWYQLAGWYAHRDPDGPSVLQPRMPDALRPPVPVTNAGLPGTLVDAGVGWPNDISVHSGHQADSGEPRGWVDAGITPPSTGSPRRTRAAPNRPYGSGSGRPGCRSTSTSPTPTPTRPARLACGWRHAAGLDVPLYAFRTSYAKGTIVSAAREVVADSRVPYAAYETDNGMNHLDPLFAAPQHGTRSRRHLGLGRAVEHHRTGPGDHRRAERGPQALRSSPSRSVHCRSTRSSSPSTCISYSFPRAFSKGR is encoded by the coding sequence GTGACGGGAAGTCCGTCCCGTAGGGCTGTGCTGGGCGGTATGGCCGGTGGGGGCGGACCGGTGGGGGCGGACCGCGTCCATGTGCTGGGCGGTCCGGTGGGGACGGACCGCGTCCATGTGCTGAAGGTCGGCCCCGACACGGCCCGCACGGTGCCGGTGATGGTCCCGGGGATGTTCGGGGCGGCGAACGACTTCCGTCGGGCGGCCCGGGACCTCGTCGCGGCCGTGCCGGGAGTGCAGGTGTGGGCGTTCGACCGGCGGGAGGAGAACCTCGCCGACCGTTCGGGCTTCCGCACCGCCGACCCGGCCGCGTACTACCTCGACGGTCACTACCGTACGCAGGACCCCGCGGCCTCCGCCTTCGCCGCCGGGTGGTGCTCGGAGGCAGGCCACTCATGGGGAGCGACCACCGCCATGGCCTACGCCGCCTGGGACTTCGACGGCTGCCCCGGGTACCGGGACGTGGCCGCCCTGGTGCTGGTCGACGGTGGAGTGCGCGGAGCGTTCGACGGGACGGGGGAGCCGGTCGCCGACTCGCCGGAGCAGGTGAAGGAGCGGCTGGCGGCCATCGAGGGCGGCGCGGTCTTCGACATGACTCTGAGTGCCGTGGGACTCGGCGACCGGGCGGAGAGCACCCAGATCTGGTACCAGCTCGCGGGCTGGTACGCCCATCGCGATCCGGACGGCCCCTCGGTCCTGCAGCCCCGTATGCCCGACGCCCTGCGGCCACCGGTCCCGGTCACCAACGCGGGCCTCCCGGGCACCCTGGTGGACGCCGGCGTCGGCTGGCCGAACGACATCAGCGTGCACTCGGGACATCAGGCCGACAGCGGAGAACCGCGCGGCTGGGTCGACGCGGGCATCACCCCCCCATCGACCGGGTCGCCGCGGCGTACGCGGGCGGCCCCGAACCGGCCGTATGGGAGTGGTAGTGGCCGGCCCGGCTGTCGGTCGACCTCGACGTCACCGACCCCTACGCCGACACGGCCCGCTCGCTTAGCCTGCGGCTGGAGGCACGCCGCAGGCCTGGACGTCCCGCTGTACGCCTTCCGGACGAGCTACGCCAAGGGAACGATCGTCTCGGCGGCCCGTGAGGTCGTGGCCGACTCGCGCGTCCCGTACGCCGCGTACGAGACGGACAACGGGATGAACCACCTCGACCCGCTGTTCGCGGCCCCGCAGCACGGTACGCGCTCTCGCCGACACCTGGGCCTCGGAAGGGCCGTTGAGCACCACCGAACGGGACCGGGTGATCACCGCCGCGCAGAACGCGGGCCTCAGGCGCTGAGGTCGTCGCCGTCCAGGTCGGTGCACTGCCGCAGCACCCGCAGCTCGTCACCCTCGACCTGCATCTCGTACAGCTTCCCGCGCGCGTTCTCGAAGGGACGGTGA
- a CDS encoding sarcosine oxidase subunit gamma, with protein sequence MAEPITEGPVALRTSPLSHLQERMGAAAVRGARGVTLAELPFVTMVNVRVDPASEAADRIGRTLGAPLPRRCGDTAASSLHTIMWLGPDEWLVLSRADAGIVTSQVRQALDGAPGSVVDVSANRTTLELSGPAARDVLEKGCPLDLHPRSFGPGRAVSTTVGPIAVLLWQLDDAPTYRLLPRSSFADYLARWLIDAMSEYGGPRVA encoded by the coding sequence ATGGCTGAACCGATCACGGAGGGACCGGTGGCCCTGCGCACGAGCCCCCTGTCCCACCTTCAGGAGCGGATGGGCGCCGCCGCCGTCCGCGGCGCCCGGGGCGTCACCCTGGCCGAGCTGCCGTTCGTCACGATGGTGAACGTGCGGGTCGACCCCGCGTCGGAGGCGGCCGACCGGATCGGCAGGACCCTGGGGGCGCCGCTCCCCCGCCGGTGCGGCGACACCGCCGCCTCGAGCCTCCATACGATCATGTGGCTCGGCCCCGACGAGTGGCTCGTGCTGTCCCGGGCCGACGCGGGCATCGTGACCTCCCAGGTACGGCAGGCCCTCGACGGAGCTCCCGGCTCGGTCGTGGACGTCTCGGCGAACCGCACCACACTCGAGCTGAGCGGACCGGCCGCCCGGGACGTGCTGGAGAAGGGCTGCCCGCTGGACCTGCACCCCCGCTCCTTCGGCCCCGGCCGCGCCGTGTCGACCACGGTGGGCCCGATCGCGGTGCTGCTCTGGCAGCTCGACGACGCTCCGACGTACCGCCTGCTGCCGCGGTCCTCGTTCGCCGATTATCTGGCCCGCTGGCTCATCGACGCGATGAGCGAGTACGGCGGGCCGCGAGTCGCCTGA
- a CDS encoding sarcosine oxidase subunit alpha family protein, with translation MTDQRFRLPRGGRIDRGTLLRFTVDGRELTGHPGDTLASAMLANGLVEVAPSLYRGRPRGIVTAGVEEPNALVQLGGSCSEGMLPATTVELYDGLSATTLSGMGQLDPTPDPAVYDKKYVHTDVLVVGAGPAGLAAAAAAAASGARVLLVDEQPEPAGRERADELRAALDAAPEAVVLHRTTAFGSYDDNYVLALQRRTDHLGAAAPEGVSRQRLWHIRARQVVLATGAHERPLVFEGNDRPGVMLAGAVRTCLNRYAVAPGSRAVVSTTNDSAYDTVADLCAAGIPVAVVVDARPELSDRANEVAAATGVRVLTGSAVVGTAGEHRITGVTVQALDPEGQLAGEPESFDCDLLAVSGGWSPVVHLHSQRQGRLRWDSGLAAFVPEGAVQDQQVVGAARGTYDLDGCLAEGARAGALAATAAGFPVPVPAEVARRASGPTRALWLVPAPEGEPGTWDSHFVDLQRDVTVADVWRSTGAGMRGVEHVKRYTSLGTANDQGKTSGVNAIGVIAEALGGSLGEIGTTAYRAPYTPIAFAALAGRERGELFDPERTTSLHSWHVAHGAEFEDVGQWKRPRHYPQTGEDMDTAVARECRAAREGVAFMDASTLGKIEIWGADAGEFLNRIYTNAFKKLKPGSARYGVMCKPDGMIFDDGVTLRLDDNRYFMTTTTGGAAGVLDWLEEWLQTEWPELDVHCTSVTEQWATIAVVGPRSREVVASLAPDVDLSAEAFPFMAFRETTLASGVPARICRISFSGELAYEINVSAWYGLAVWEEVDAIGRPYGITPYGTETMHVLRAEKGYIIVGQDTDGTVTPQDAGMSWVVSKQKDFIGKRSFARADTARTDRKQLVGLLPADRTTRLPEGTQLVAADVSLETVPVPMLGHVTSSYHSPALGRPFALALVADGQARKGQTLLAPVGEALVPVEVTDFVLYDPEGTRRDG, from the coding sequence ATGACCGACCAGCGCTTCCGGCTGCCGCGAGGCGGCCGCATCGACCGCGGCACCTTGCTGCGATTCACCGTCGACGGACGGGAGTTGACCGGTCACCCCGGCGACACCCTGGCCTCCGCGATGCTGGCGAACGGGCTCGTCGAGGTCGCCCCCTCGCTCTACCGCGGCCGCCCGCGCGGCATCGTCACCGCTGGTGTCGAGGAGCCGAACGCCCTGGTCCAGCTGGGCGGTTCGTGCTCGGAGGGCATGCTCCCGGCCACGACCGTCGAGCTGTACGACGGCCTGTCCGCCACCACGCTCTCGGGGATGGGCCAGCTCGACCCCACTCCGGATCCCGCCGTCTACGACAAGAAGTACGTCCACACCGACGTCCTGGTCGTCGGCGCCGGGCCGGCCGGTCTCGCGGCCGCCGCCGCTGCCGCCGCCTCCGGGGCCCGCGTGCTCCTCGTCGACGAGCAGCCCGAGCCCGCCGGCCGGGAGCGGGCCGATGAGCTGCGCGCCGCGCTCGACGCCGCGCCCGAGGCCGTCGTACTGCATCGGACCACGGCCTTCGGGTCGTACGACGACAACTATGTGCTGGCGCTGCAGCGGCGCACCGACCACCTCGGCGCGGCCGCCCCCGAAGGCGTCTCGCGGCAGCGGCTGTGGCACATCCGGGCCCGCCAGGTGGTCCTCGCGACCGGCGCGCACGAGCGTCCGCTGGTCTTCGAGGGCAACGACCGGCCCGGCGTGATGCTCGCCGGGGCCGTGCGCACCTGTCTCAACCGGTATGCCGTGGCCCCGGGTTCGCGGGCGGTGGTGAGCACGACCAACGACAGCGCCTACGACACGGTCGCCGATCTGTGTGCCGCCGGGATCCCCGTCGCCGTCGTCGTGGACGCGCGCCCCGAACTGTCCGACCGGGCCAACGAGGTGGCCGCGGCGACCGGGGTGCGGGTGCTGACGGGCAGCGCTGTGGTCGGTACGGCGGGCGAGCACAGGATCACCGGAGTCACCGTGCAGGCTCTCGACCCCGAGGGCCAACTCGCCGGTGAGCCGGAGTCGTTCGACTGCGACCTGCTCGCCGTGTCGGGCGGCTGGAGCCCGGTGGTGCATCTGCACAGCCAGCGCCAGGGGCGGCTGCGCTGGGACTCCGGGCTCGCCGCGTTCGTGCCGGAGGGGGCCGTACAGGATCAGCAGGTCGTGGGGGCGGCCCGGGGGACGTACGACCTCGACGGCTGTCTGGCCGAGGGGGCACGGGCCGGAGCACTGGCGGCGACAGCGGCGGGATTCCCGGTGCCCGTACCGGCCGAGGTCGCACGGCGCGCAAGCGGCCCGACGCGCGCCCTGTGGCTGGTACCCGCCCCCGAGGGCGAGCCCGGCACCTGGGACAGCCACTTCGTCGACCTCCAGCGCGATGTCACCGTCGCCGACGTCTGGCGCTCCACCGGCGCGGGAATGCGCGGGGTCGAGCACGTCAAGCGGTACACCTCGCTCGGCACGGCGAACGACCAGGGCAAGACGTCCGGCGTCAACGCGATCGGGGTGATCGCCGAGGCCCTCGGCGGTTCGCTCGGAGAGATCGGCACCACGGCCTACCGGGCGCCGTACACGCCGATCGCCTTCGCCGCCCTGGCCGGGCGTGAGCGGGGCGAGCTGTTCGATCCGGAGCGGACCACATCCCTGCACAGCTGGCATGTGGCGCACGGCGCGGAGTTCGAGGACGTCGGGCAGTGGAAGCGCCCCCGGCACTACCCGCAGACCGGTGAGGACATGGACACGGCCGTGGCCCGCGAGTGCCGGGCGGCCCGGGAGGGGGTGGCGTTCATGGACGCCTCCACCCTCGGCAAGATCGAGATCTGGGGCGCGGACGCGGGCGAGTTCCTCAACCGGATCTATACGAACGCCTTCAAGAAGCTCAAGCCCGGCTCGGCCCGTTACGGCGTCATGTGCAAGCCCGACGGCATGATCTTCGACGACGGTGTGACCCTGCGTCTCGACGACAACCGCTACTTCATGACGACCACGACCGGCGGCGCCGCGGGCGTCCTGGACTGGCTGGAGGAGTGGCTGCAGACCGAGTGGCCCGAGCTCGACGTGCACTGCACCTCGGTGACCGAGCAGTGGGCGACGATCGCCGTCGTCGGTCCGCGGTCGCGCGAGGTCGTCGCGAGTCTGGCCCCTGACGTCGATCTGTCCGCCGAGGCGTTCCCCTTCATGGCCTTCCGCGAGACGACGCTGGCCTCCGGCGTCCCGGCGCGGATCTGCCGGATCTCCTTCTCCGGTGAACTCGCCTACGAGATCAACGTCTCCGCGTGGTACGGCCTGGCGGTCTGGGAGGAGGTGGACGCGATCGGCCGGCCGTACGGCATCACCCCGTACGGCACCGAGACCATGCACGTCCTGCGGGCCGAGAAGGGCTACATCATCGTCGGCCAGGACACCGACGGCACGGTCACCCCGCAGGACGCGGGGATGAGCTGGGTGGTGTCGAAGCAGAAGGACTTCATCGGCAAGCGGTCCTTCGCCCGCGCCGACACCGCCCGCACCGACCGCAAGCAACTGGTCGGCCTGCTCCCGGCCGACCGCACGACCCGGCTGCCCGAGGGCACTCAACTCGTCGCGGCGGACGTCTCCTTGGAGACGGTGCCCGTGCCGATGCTCGGCCACGTCACCTCCAGCTACCACAGCCCGGCCCTGGGCCGCCCCTTCGCCCTCGCCCTCGTCGCCGACGGACAGGCGAGGAAGGGCCAGACGCTGCTGGCCCCGGTGGGCGAGGCCCTGGTGCCGGTCGAGGTGACCGACTTCGTCCTCTACGACCCCGAAGGGACCCGGCGAGATGGCTGA